Below is a genomic region from Rosa chinensis cultivar Old Blush chromosome 5, RchiOBHm-V2, whole genome shotgun sequence.
ctctttctgtcgaccccatagggatGTGTCGTTTGGTATTGTTTGCTGAATTATAAAACTGGGTTGACATAttcgattcaaaaaaaaaaaatgatgataatttaatattattgttaaaatttaaaaatatttgttgCTATAAACAGATCAGATTAgaggatcgggtatccgttagtCTAGCTGATACAGATTTAGATTGAGCTATCAATGATCAGTCGGGTTAACGGATCAAGTTcggttaaaaaaaattattactaaCAAATTTGGATTTAGGTTGATCCGCTCCAAATCCGGTATATTTATAGGTCTAGTGGTGAGTTCCttactttgtcaaatggtcgcaaccttctagtggcaggatgaaacttaGTATCACTAGGTTATATTTACGGTGGCAACATAGTGCGAAAACTGTTATTATTGTGCTATGGCTTCAACTGAGCATTGTCTTTCCGGGATATAATCACAATTGTAAAGTGAAAAGAGTAGCCTGTAGAGCACTTttcgctaattggtgcatgttagaatacatattcTTAGTTGAGACGCATGTTACTATCTCGGGTGGTTCTATTGAAGCTTATTGTAATTTGCAAGGTTCAAAAAATCATTAGGCGCTAGTCAGGCGGTGGCTAAGGGACTAGTGCCCAgacgcctaggcggttttatattttttagtctttattttatttatataacaTTTAATTATATATCTAAGGATATATAAAACATATTCAAGCATATTGCATTATTATTTTACTTTCTTTATAAAACTCCATTACCCAACTTATCAAATTCTAGCTTAAACTGAGGTTATTATATAGAATGCTTGATTATATATTGTATTAATTGATGACTGTTGGGCTAGCTTAAGTTGAATAATAATGGTAGTTTCATAAAATAAACCATTCAGTGGATAACTCTAGCTCAATTCGTTTCCAGCCACcaactatttttattttactcttTGTTAATACCAAAAGCGAGCTAGCTTTCACtgcttcttaaaaaaaaaaaaaaaaacatttgattCTCAAATGCCAGCTGGCTATCACTGACTACTTCgacaaaaaaagagaagaagcaaACAACTTTCCCAAGATCAAGTCTTTCAAGCAGGAGTTCAAGTTTATGAGCGTCATGAACAATCAAGAACATCATTGGAAAACCCAGATCGAGTTCCAGTTATCATAGAACTTTCTATGAAAAATACCCAGATCGAGTTCAAGCTAGTTATCATTGAACAACATTGAATTATACACAAATTGAGTTGCCAAAATCCACTACCCAGATCGAAGTCTCGATCAATTTCAGATCACAAATCCTCACTAGCTCTCTCTTTCCCTATCAATGTTACAATCAATTTAGTCTCATCTCTCTTTTCTCAATCCATCAATCTTTATCTGATTTTTAGATCACCTCGATCTCATCCTCCCACTGATCTAAGAGAAAGGCAGAAACCTGCCTAGATAGGCCGCCTTGCGCTCAATCGCTGAACCACCCAGTGTCTAATCGGCCGCCTAGGCCGCTTAGTCAACTGCCCAACCCCTCCGATTTGGCATTACCCGAGTCGGAGAGccgccgcccagcgcctaggtaGCCTGGGCGGTCCAGTTTTAGAACACTAGTAATTTGGTTCAtaactgtgatttacaattataaacataaacggtttaggttggacaaatttggttcgtccattgatttaatcttgttccataccttaacaatcatcaatttggctgaaaatttgcataagtgatctatacattagaacttaaaaactgaacggtcgagatgtgaaaATGCGATCAAAAAGTGAGTCCCACAagggatcccttaaaatgacccaCAAGGGATCcattaaaattacaaaaaaaggGGATCccttagtgtgtgtgtgtgtgtgttgctgctaaattgactcatatcttatcctcctcctttttttttttgaatgaatccATTAATGATTGTCATTACTGGAGCCATAATAACCACTACATACCCCTTCGCTAGGTTGTGGGAGTACTATGATGGAACATAGGTATAGAAAACTCATTATAAATTCAGTGCTCACTTAATATATAAAAGCTAGCCTATAAGCTATGGTAGCAAATATGTCAAGTAACTATACTCATTAGCGCTCATTAATTAAGAACTAACAAGCATATGTCCCTAGAAAAGTGCCACAGCTCAAGGGCCTGAAGTTTGCCCTAGCCTAAGCCCAATAGCATCTAGCCCAAAATAGCATGTGCCGCATTGTGCAAATCATCCGAAAGTAGCACTACTCGACGCCGCTACCTCCACAAGGAAAAGAACCTAGCACCACGAGGATCATCGACGTACACCATCAGATCTATCGGCGAACCAAAGGAGAAGGTCCAAACCAAAGGAGCAGATCCTCAACACTCCAAGCCACCAACTAAGACCCACGTTGCCAACGCTATTGTATGCAACCTGGACATCACCCCTCGAATTGTTGCCGCAATCTCCGCCACACCACCGTTGATCGCCTATGCCTCAGGGCAGAAAACGAGCCAGAACTTGGGGTCGATGCCATCAAGCTCCAAGCtaaaacacaaactcaaaaaGCCACAAGCAAGGCCCTAAAAACCATTTATGTTTGACAGTAGAAATCGTCATTTATACCGGCTAACACCACCAAATGAGCAACGCTTGGACGCCGGCTAGGGCAAAGGCGGCTTGGAACACTTGGAGCTTATCTTATCATATATCACCTTGCTCTTTAAACACAAAGATTAAATTTAGGAATTTTAAAAGCAAGAAAgtatatttaaaataaaaatcctAATCCAACATTTTTCAGAAAGAAAACTGGCCCCAATACATTATAAGGGAATAAAAGGAAACTACAACTTATaccatgttattttctttttcttatttgacAGCTTTGTTAGTAGCTTTTCATATGAATTATGAATAATACATGTACTAAcgtatttttataaaaaaattctgTACTTTGTACTTTTCAAGAGGTCTCGTTAAATTTTCCATACTTTTGAACCTGAACGTATTAAGTATGTTTTATACACAATATTTATGTTTTTCCTTATTTTACATATATTATGGAAAAAAATGAGTattctaaaaataaaagttgatttattaattaattaaaaatacttTGCCGAATTTTTCAACAAGCTATTATATGAAATGTTCGAATAATACACAGACATATTTTTTCCGTATTATACACGTCCCTTTTTTATTAACAAAGTTTGATAGTGAAGACCAGCATAGATAAGCGTGCTAATCTCTTAATGAAATACTGGCTCAACTGGTTCtgtcattttctttattttttttcgttTTATTTTACGTAAGTATTTTGCCACATTCATGAATATGGTTTGAATATGCAACAAAATTGAAAGGTAAGAATTaaattttattcatttttgtaAAGATGCATAAGCTATCATTGGCAATAAAATGCAACATTTAAGATTTCAATACACATTTGAACAAAACAACTAGGGCTGCAcgcggattggattggatcggttttgactccaaaccgtctctatgccaaagtaagcggtttagacattttagacaaccgatcattgaaaaaaataagcttaatccgatccaatccaatccatttaaagatggtttggttcggtcggtaAGACGGTTTTAACCTATATAACATTAACGTTTTGTTTAcgaaaaattcatagtaaaatattaaaactcaaTCTCGATAATAAAAATGTAatattcaaagaacaaaatccaaaatagttTCAAAATGATTCAATTATTTGGGTTTTAAGCCTTTGGGTCTAGGATTCAATAGGGTGgtatatcattttgagaatcaaattataattggagatttagaacttacttataAAAGACTACGTACccacaaataaatatatatattatgtatataaatttaaattttttttctattgtaTTTAATacataccggtcggttcgggtttcgcggtttaagtaaaagaaaaaccaaaccaagtCAATTCATAAACGGTTTAGTTCGGTATTGAACTGTCTTTCATATTTTAAcgctaaaaaaccttaaccaaaccatatttaccggtCGGTTTCGACTGGTTTGGCTGGTTTGAaccgtgttttgcacaccctTAAAAACAACAGTGTCTTACCCTAAgaaaaaattgatcaaatatgcATCGATATATTTTTGTATAAAACCCTTCCCATCAACCTCAAGAAAACTCAAGAGCTCTCTTATGTTCTAAAACCTTGTTTGGTTACAATGGGAATAGAATCAAACTTTTCAACCAATGCCTCAAGCAGTAGAAATCAAGTCCTCCATGGCAAAGCTTTAACAACAGATGGCCACACAAAGGTTGAAGGTGGTGAATGCTGTATTATCTTGCCGAAGTCATGTGTTGCTTGTATCGCTCAACTCACTCGTGATCTTGGTCACAATACCAATGGTCAAACAATAGAGTGGCTCTTACAACAAGCTGAACCATTTATTATCGCTGCCACTGCGAAACATGTCTCCCCGATTAATACGCCTTCAACTCTAGTTGCTGTGGATTTGGAGGAGAATGCTGTTAGTCTTGAAGACAAAGATTTGGTTAAGAAGAAGCGCACTATAGGTGACCAACCGATGCTACCTGCTTATGACTATTATTTGAGGTTGGTTACACAAAACTATGAAATTGCTGACTTTTCTGCCAATGATGTTGTAATAGATGTAGGGATCCAAACTCAGGAAGAAACCCAGAATCAGGATGGGGAAGAAAGATTAGAATAGGTGGTaagggagaggaagagagaaaatgTTCAAGAAGTGGTTACGGATTATCTGAATTAGAATAGGTCACATGTTCGATCTCATCTAATGTACTCGATctacacaaataaaataaaaatatatattcaattCCCTTTTATCTCATGCATTCTAATGAAGTATTCTGCATTGAACAATGAATTTTATCAGTCTAGAGTCATGTTTACCTGCTCAGTTAATTTATTTACTCAGCTATACTCATGTTCTAAACATCGCTAGGTGGAAAGCGGGCAGTGAGAAATGGCCTTACACCTAATTGCTTAGGTAGAGATTAGGTGAGCGCCTAGCacgatttttattttcttacaaaACATATAATATAAGTGTTTAATTGATCGGATAATTCTATTCCAATAATTTTTCTGCTTCCAATATAAGAATGTCAATTGTAGATAGGGTCTCCCGCATGAGACTTGTGGAACCAATTGCAAAAATTTCTAAGTTTAAAAGTTGGGTTGGTAGAGtgtgaaaacaaataaatttaactaaaacaaGTGAATAATTGCTTAAGACGAGAATTAATAGAGAAACAGGCACTAGGGAATGTATCCACCACCAAGAAATCTTGCATATTTAGCTATGTTTAACCTAGTCTTACTTATCTATGAATGAAGATGCTTAAGTTAACTCAAAACGCTAGAATTAACGTATTGTTTTTCCTcacttgtatgctaggtgagagacgctctacacctaaTCTATTTTTTAAAATGCAACCTTGGTTGacgtaactctagatttaacataaagaaatcattaaacattagaaaaacgagacatcacaaggaataatgagtacgacgcgtctcaattaaccTAGGAACCTAATCATATGCCTTATAGACAATTCACTACTCTAGAAATCTCAAATGAACCTTACTTAACAAGGAGCAGGCATTGATCATTTATAGTAGGACAAAATTTTGTTTACTCcttatacttatagggtctcaACGTTTCAGTCcatgacatttcaatttcacctagatactccctaaactctctaatttcacacaaAAGGTCCCTGCGGTCAATTTTTCGGGCACCCAAAATtccgttatcttgctgacgtagCATTCCTTTCAcattgaaatgactattataccctcaccttctttttatttatttatttatttatttatgtgttctctctctctttctttttttttttctttttttttcatcattCAGGCTTTAGAaataagatcaaaaccacataaACCACATCAATAGTATTGTCCTGCTTTCATCAACTATTGCGTGCAGAGATCATCTGATTTCTccaattttgaattcaaacatAACCAACAATTAGAATCATGCTATAAGGTTTATATGTAATAAAAAACTAATCAAAGAACTTCAAAATCTCCACTGCCAACAATGAACCCGTAATAACCTCAAAAACCTCAATTCTTTCATACCCAACTGAAAGTGAAAACTAAGAGTACCAGTATATAGAGCTCGATAAGGCAATGGAGTATGATGTCCTATTCGTCGCCGTTCATGGCCAGACCGCGGAAAAAGCAAGGAAACTTGTCGTAAAAACACAAAAGCTTCCCCCTTTCGATTCTCTCACTTGGATCATCATCTGAACAAATAAACACCATGGATAGATCGGCTAGGTCGAGAGGGAGACTCTAATATAGATGCGGCACCGCGATTTGGCAGGAATCGGAAAACCTGTCAGCGAACCTAAAAACTTTTCGAGCTTCCTCTTGCCCCAGTTGCCTATGTTTCGGAGCACAGACTACCAGGATACGCATCCTATCGCCGAGATGAATCCATCAAACTGGTCCAGAGTCCATCCGTGGCCGGAAGACGGAGAAATTGTCAGATCGCCCGTCATTGTAAAACGGGTTGGGGAAAGGTCGgtttccttatttttgttctctctttccttttaacctcttcttcttctcctctctctctctctctcgtctccATCGTCATCTTCACTGCAATCCTATGCAAGTTCTGGCTAtcccaccatccatccatcatcctCGTCATGCCGGCAAGCACCACCACCCCTCTCTATCTAACTTGAGTTTATCAGAATGTCAGATAGAGAGGAGGCTAGTTTTTTGAATTGGGCTAAGGTTTCTGGCATGACGAGGCTGGTTGGGGTTTGCAGCTCCACCTCTTGGGCTATtgctgctgcttcttctttGGAGGTAGAAGGAGGAGAGAGTGTGAGGAAAGAGAGCTCGACTAAGAAgaaaaggtgaaaagaaaaaacaaaaaaagagagaacaaataaaaaaaaaggtgagggtataatagtcatttcaatgTTAAAGGAATGCCACATCAGCAAGATAACATAATTTTggacggaaaattgacggcaatGACCTTTTGTGTGAAATCTGTAACTAGGTAAAATTGAAACGTTAGAGACTGAAATGTTGAGACCTATAAGTATagagagtaaacaatattttttcttttatagtaATAAACCCTAAACATGCAGTCTAAGTTGGTcaccaaagaaaacaaatagaggaattatcaatgaaaaataataattagatTCTCATCCATTGAATAAGTAAAACTAATTAAAAGTCATATCATAGTAATACAGTCATGATCGGGGCTTCAACAACGCCTAACTATTTAGTTAGACATGGTCTTAATTGAAAGGACAAAAGAGGTCATAAGAAAAGAAGTACAGAAAATCCTCAACACCGAAGTTAGAATCATCAGATTTGATTGGTCGACGGGAGGCCTTTGACTAGTCAAAATTGCTCTCTTCTGCTTTCTTATGCTCAGGTTTCTTGGTTGATCTTGAGATTTCCTTGTatactttcctctttcatttctcCTAGGTTTGAGATTCCTTGAGGTCGAAAGAAATTAAGTGAACCTTTGGTCTTCTTAACGAATTAGGATTTCTCTACATCACTGATCCAATGAGAACACGCCACATGATCATCAATATTTTCTAAATATTCTTCTTAATTGTTGTTCCGTATTCATGGATTGGGCTTCTTCGATCCATTAAGGTTTCCTTTTTGTTTCAAGACTTTAAGCTTTTCCTTATTTGCGcgtattttattttcttcatacTATCTCATTTTCTCATATTTGCTCCAAAATacctgtagatacctctcactagcaAAGCtatttgctacctcaccaagcataaacaacaccctctttggaacacccacaagccatggagagacccaaccgagacatgcatcccgtagccctatgttcaagctacgctacggtatccggaagtggcaatATACGTAGgcaggaagccacctttccggccttgccaagttgccctcacaagatagcttttctatactagaatagtgatgtttgagtcccacatcggaaatcatgtaaaggaagagcattccttcacctataaaacgAATGCCTCCTCCACAACTCAAACCAccccattacatctcatgtaatccccttgggctgcaaggcccaaacacacatagtgcaatattcaagtggacgtagtctcccgctaaggcggagacgaaccactatactttgcttgtgtcgttctctctctctctaaagctaactagagaccccttcggatctctaacgttaacaataccgaataaacacaaaagtaaaaaaataaagagaaaatagaatagagtaacaaagattaatataagaattaaaaatataaacgttgcataaaatgctcatatcactGATTAGAACAAAAAACTATAGTTAGTAGGAATTGATTGAAAACATGGGAAAAAGTTAAGAATATAATAAGTACTTACAAATAAGAATTTGTTTCCACTTCTTCATGTTTTTACGATCTGGGAATCAAGGTTGAGTTAGATCTGGGCAAGTGGTCGGCGACCTTTCCTTGGGAAAGAGGAGTTGTTGGGTCGGATCCGAATCTGGGATCCAGGGACGTTGAAGATTGATTGGAGATCAGGCCATGAGTTTGGGTGGCGGAGGCAGTCAGTGACGGCTATGGGAACGTATGGATCAGATCTGAAATCTCTCAAACGTTTTCTCGGTGGCGGCAAAATCCACTGACAGGTTTCAAGTGGGAGGTTTTGGCTGCTGTGTTTCTACCAAGCTGTAGAGGGGAGATGTTATGCTTCTTCTGCGAGGCAAAGCATGTGGTGGTGCAAAAGCTAGGGGAGATTGTCCACAGGGAAGGACGGCGGAGCAATGGCGAGGGCTGAGACCAGATCCTGTTTTGGTGCCCAGAGAAATTCTTGGTGCCCAGATGAAAATCTTGTGGGCCTGGACTTATGTTCCTCCCATTTGCATAAGCTGGATTCTTGATTGGGCCTTGCTTTTTGGGGTCCTACCACTTTTGTGAGAGTTTGTTGATTTTTACATTCGTATTTGGGATCTGGGAGACTTATTAAGAACCCGAGTTTTTGCTTCATGGTggaattggtattttgtttattaggtagaagattgctctctaCTCAACGAATTAATTTGCATGGAGTAGGCAACGTCAGTCACACTACCGTCGGTTaccttgatagaaggttaccctctattTGACATATTTTTGTGCGTGGAAGTATGGTCGACCATACTATTGGTACTGTCTTACATAGCTCGGGCTCAGTCTGgtgcttcatcaaatgcttaattgcattcCTTCGTATCCTTGCTAGGTTTTATTTTCAATGCCTTGGTGCATCTAgtattgttattattttctattttgatgtagtttctacatccataatttgtaatttttcttcttattattatcaataaaatggctgactattactctaaaaaaaagtacttccaaataaaaatttatttttagaAATTAAAAAGCTCTTCATGCTTCGTCCGGCGGCGCGTCTTGAGGGCGACATCGTCGGACGGGCCAGTTTTGATGGTGGTCTCCTCCCCTTTTATCTTGGGCGTCGGCGTGTCTGCACTGGTGGCCGAAGAGAGGCGTTTCAGGGGCAGGATCTTCACTCTTCAGATCGGTCTCAATCTGGAGCGATAAAGGCTGAGAGTGGTGGCGATGGTGATTGCAGGGTACGGAGGACGGTCTGTGGAGGGGTTTGCATCTGTGTGTGGCTGTGGAGAAGAGAGATCATGATCCATTTTCTCCTGGCGTCGACGTGGACCGGATCGATCAGATCTGTTGCGGCTCGACTCACCTAAGGTTCCAGGTCTGGCAATGCGACGTTAAGCGACGCTCATCCTTCCGGAGGTGCGGCGCTGTGCGAAGCTCTTCTTGGCGAGGGTGCGACAGTGGTTTGGCGATCCAACAGTGGTAGTGATGAGGCGGCAGCGACAGGTCGAATTGGGGCGTTGGGTTGGGCCGGACTCTTAGGCCTATACAGTCACTTGGCCATTTTGCTTGGGTATTGGGCCTGGGATACTTCTTTGGGCCCGAAGTGGTTGATTTTTATAATTcttgttttaatttgttttcttttagttGAATGTGGCTTTATGCTTGAAATAAGTCCCTATCGAGTTGTtgtagggcgacgtgggctcTGTCCCGAACTGCACACCTTgggtgccttgtctgctctggttaggcggcgagttccttacttcgtcaaatggtcgcagcctcccagtggcaggatgaaatttaGTGTTATCGAAATTGTTTTTCGGTGGcagcatagtgggaaagctgataGTAATAGTAAATGATGGCTCCGCGTGAGCAAAATCTTTCCAGTATGTCACCACATttgtaaagcaaatagagtagtcaATGATAcactcttcgctaattggtgcttgttagaatacatattttCTGGAGAGATTCTCGTTACTATCTCGGgttgttctctttatgcttattgtgaTCTGGGGTTTATGTATCATGtcccccccatgtattctgaggtttcattaatggtcaaggcttgagggcagccgtactgacttaaaaaaaaaaaaaaaggtttatttTTAGTATTTGGCCCAAAAAAAAGTACtatgaatattttttttaaacccGACTTGTCTAAGGGCCGCCTAAACTAATTGAAGCGACTGACCACCTTATAGCGCCTAGGTAAGGTCTGGGTGGCCGCCCAGAGAGATTTAGAACAGCCAATTGCCCTTGGATCTAAT
It encodes:
- the LOC112163808 gene encoding transcription factor PCF3-like — its product is MGIESNFSTNASSSRNQVLHGKALTTDGHTKVEGGECCIILPKSCVACIAQLTRDLGHNTNGQTIEWLLQQAEPFIIAATAKHVSPINTPSTLVAVDLEENAVSLEDKDLVKKKRTIGDQPMLPAYDYYLRLVTQNYEIADFSANDVVIDVGIQTQEETQNQDGEERLE